A window from Dioscorea cayenensis subsp. rotundata cultivar TDr96_F1 chromosome 10, TDr96_F1_v2_PseudoChromosome.rev07_lg8_w22 25.fasta, whole genome shotgun sequence encodes these proteins:
- the LOC120270234 gene encoding uncharacterized protein LOC120270234, which produces MAGCVNDSLQINNVLVDHFSNLWNNPEIQSLEWYLDALPSNLPTLNNDQQAFLSRHVSKDEIYKTLLALSEGKSPGPDGFNVEFYKIFWNDIEASRKSARNISLRLNIYAHISGQFPNQTKSEIYVPSWFNHQVSSRISGILNFKIGKTPFTYLGVLISPKKLVIAHFDSMINRINKSIVVWRKANLSKAGKSILINSILMVVPIYYLSVYPIPETVLFKFSKLARKFLWANHEQDSGMSVVNWDIITASKSEGGLGIRNLIKDCSV; this is translated from the exons ATGGCAGGGTGTGTTAATGATTCTCTCCAAATCAATAATGTTCTTGTGGATCATTTTTCTAATCTTTGGAATAATCCTGAGATCCAGTCCCTTGAGTGGTACCTGGATGCCTTGCCTTCTAATTTACCCACTCTTAACAATGATCAGCAAGCCTTTCTTTCTAGGCATGTCTCCAAAGATGAGATTTATAAGACTTTGCTTGCTCTTTCGGAAGGAAAATCTCCTGGTCCTGATGGTTTCAATGTtgaattctataaaattttttggaATGATATTGAAG CTTCTAGGAAATCGGCTAGGAATATTAGTTTACGCCTAAATATCTATGCTCACATCTCTGGCCAATTTCCTAACCAAACCAAATCTGAAATTTATGTTCCGAGTTGGTTCAATCATCAGGTCTCCTCCAGAATCAGTGGcatcttaaattttaaaatcggTAAAACTCCTTTTACCTATTTAGGGGTTCTTATCTCCCCTAAGAAACTTGTTATTGCCCATTTCGATTCTATGATTAACCGCATCAATAAATCTATTGTTGTGTGGCGTAAAGCTAATCTTTCCAAAGCAGGCAAATCTATCCTCATTAACAGTATTCTGATGGTTGTTCCTATCTATTATTTGTCGGTTTATCCTATTCCGGAGACTGTTCTTTTTAAGTTTTCCAAACTTGCTAGGAAATTCTTGTGGGCTAATCATGAGCAAGATAGTGGTATGTCTGTGGTGAACTGGGACATCATTACCGCTAGTAAATCTGAGGGGGGTTTAGGCATTAGAAATCTGATCAAG GACTGCTCCGTCTAA
- the LOC120270486 gene encoding LOW QUALITY PROTEIN: eukaryotic translation initiation factor 4B1-like (The sequence of the model RefSeq protein was modified relative to this genomic sequence to represent the inferred CDS: deleted 2 bases in 2 codons), whose translation MSKVWGGVGAWALDAERAEAEEQERAASEASNPPVLAGQPAQSFPSLREAASSKPKKKKAVTTMSLAEFTTSAYPGPGSGSSGGRRDAAIEPKGLTHDEMLRLPTGPRERSADEIEQGRLGGGFRSYGYGAGSRGGGGFSGGGRRSDDGDGRRGFGGGFDDEQRRGPPSRGSDFDQPSRADEVDNWAAGKKSSGFGLPSGDSGRSDRYSMLGTGGSSRADDVDNWSAGKKVLPARNSSFGSGFRESAASASDADRWIRGGGSGGSGFSNNGDRGERPRLVFDPPKGSVGAPVQSPVKTRPSPFGAARPREEVLAEKGVDWRKMESEIEVKTSRPTSSHSSRPSSAQSSRPGSPGSQTLAAGASTIVGAIKPRPKVNPFGDAKPREVILEEKGKDWKKIDQELEHRRVNRPETQEEKVLKEELRRLRDTLIKESKGNSDGESAQISADELKGLHEQVLQKERELELLIREFDDKVRFGQKATIDMRPGSGSGRTVSSFDRPPSQSGISEEQRITDYGERPRSRGGMGDHWSKPADDRRFQVAKERGFPGNRNVDRSKSRERW comes from the exons ATGTCCAAGGTCTGGGGTGGCGTAGGCGCGTGGGCGCTGGATGCCGAGCGCGCAGAGGCGGAGGAGCAGGAGCGTGCGGCTTCTGAGGCCTCGAATCCTCCCGTTCTTGCTGGCCAACCGGCTCAGAGCTTCCCTAGCTTGAGGGAAGCTGCATCGTCGAAGcctaagaagaagaaggctgTTACTACCATGTCTCTTGCCGAGTTCACCACTAGCGCTTACCCTGGACCTGGCAGCGGCAGCAGCGGCGGCCGGAGGGATGCGGCGATCGAGCCTAAGGGACTCACCCATGATGAGATGCTTCGACTTCCTACTGGCCCTCGTGAGCGCTCTGCTGATGAGATTGAACAAGGCCGGCTTGGCGGTGGGTTCCGTTCGTATGGATACGGTGCGGGGTCGCGTGGTGGGGGAGGGTTCTCTGGTGGTGGGAGGAGATCTGATGACGGGGATGGAAGGAGGGGATTTGGTGGGGGTTTTGATGATGAGCAACGGAGGGGACCGCCGAGTAGGGGTTCGGATTTTGATCAGCCATCGCGGGCGGATGAGGTGGATAATTGGGCTGCCGGGAAGAAATCCTCTGGCTTTGGCCTGCCGTCTGGGGATTCGGGACGGTCGGACCGGTATAGCATGCTTGGAACCGGCGGTTCTTCTAGGGCTGATGATGTCGATAACTGGTCTGCTGGAAAAAAGGTACTTCCGGCTAGGAATTCCAGC TTCGGATCTGGATTTAGGGAAAGCGCTGCATCAGCATCTGATGCTGATCGATGGATCAGGGGAGGAGGTAGCGGTGGTTCAGGATTCTCAAACAATGGTGATCGGGGCGAAAGACCAAGGCTTGTCTTT GATCCTCCCAAGGGTTCTGTTGGTGCACCTGTGCAGTCTCCTGTGAAGACTCGGCCGAGCCCCTTTGGGGCTGCCAGGCCGAGGGAGGAAGTTCTTGCTGAAAAGGGTGTGGATTGGAGGAAGATGGAGTCTGAGATCGAGGTTAAGACTAGTAGGCCAACAAGCTCACATTCCAGCAGACCTTCTAGTGCACAATCAAGCAGGCCTGGGAGCCCTGGATCTCAGACATTGGCAGCAGGGGCGTCAACTATTGTTGGAGCTATCAAACCACGCCCAAAGGTGAACCCTTTTGGTGATGCCAAGCCACGGGAGGTTATCCTAGAGGAGAAAGGGAAGGACTGGAAGAAGATTGATCAGGAGCTCGAGCATCGCAGGGTCAACAG GCCTGAGACACAGGAAGAAAAGGTGCTGAAAGAAGAGTTGAGACGTCTGAGGGACACACTTATCAAGGAAAGCAAGGGTAATTCAGATGGTGAGTCTGCACAAATTTCTGCTGATGAGCTCAAAGGTCTTCATGAGCAGGTACTTCAAAAAGAGAGGGAACTAGAGTTGCTCATTCGCGAGTTTGATGACAAGGTTCGGTTCGGTCAAAAAGCTACCATTGACATGAGACCTGGTTCTGGATCTGGAAGAACTGTGTCATCCTTTGACAGACCACCTTCTCAGTCTGGCATCTCTGAGGAGCAAAGGATAACAGATTATGGTGAGAGGCCTCGATCCCGTGGGGGCATGGGTGATCATTGGTCCAAGCCGGCGGATGACAGACGATTTCAAGTTGCAAAGGAAAGAGGTTTTCCTGGGAATCGCAATGTGGACCG GTCAAAGTCGCGGGAGAGATGGTGA